From Hyla sarda isolate aHylSar1 chromosome 1 unlocalized genomic scaffold, aHylSar1.hap1 SUPER_1_unloc_8, whole genome shotgun sequence, one genomic window encodes:
- the LOC130298280 gene encoding oocyte zinc finger protein XlCOF22-like produces the protein MKDITTGKDLIYINATDIKEEETDVSGDEQYKEDIPTGKDLFYINATDIKEVEEETDVSGDDQYKEVISTGKDLIYINTTDIKEEQETDVSGDEQYKENIPTEKDLIYINGTDIKEEEQETDVRSDEQYKEDIPTGKDVIYNNATYIKEEEEETDVSGNEQYKVDIPTGKDLINNNATDIKEEETDVSIDEQYKEDISTEKDLIYNNAPDIIVKAEETDVSGDEQFKDISTGNHPDSCSRRSEENLISSDYKADDDITQDTYEEHSIIPDTPSALHSQDLSSHPYIQVLSSQSSQDVQQNKSHRRGVGHQKDCAKERPYSCSECGKCFTKKSNLVRHKRSYKGEKPFSCPQCEKCFTGKQGLVRHQRTHTGEKPFPCSECGKCFTQKSYLVVHQRTHTGEKPFSCSECGKCFTYKLDLVVHQRNHTGEKPFSCSECGKCFAFKSCLVVHERTHTGEKPFSCSECGKCFNYKSGLVVHQRTHTGEKPFSCSECGKCFAQKSDLVKHQRTHTGEKPFPCSECVKCFTQKSDLVLHQRTHTGEKPFSCSECGKCFAQKSDLIKHQRIHTGEKPFPCSECVKCFTQKSDLVLHQRTHTGEKPFSCSECGKCFAQKSDLVVHRKTHSGEKPFSCAECGKCFAQKSILVNHQITHTGDKPFLCSECGKCFTRKSDLVVHRKTHTGEKPFSCSNTGENMKQSKKLCK, from the exons ATGAAGGAcattactacagggaaagatctcatctatattaatgctacagacataaaggaagaagagacagatgtgagcggtgatgagcagtataaggaggacattcctacagggaaagatctcttttatattaatgctacagacataaaggaagtagaagaagagacagatgtgagcggtgatgaccaGTATAAGGAAGTCATTtctacaggaaaagatctgatctatattaatactacagacataaaggaagaacaagagacagatgtgagcggtgatgagcagtataaggagaacattcctactgagaaagatctgatctatattaatggtacagacataaaggaagaagaacaagagacagatgtacgtagtgatgagcagtataaggaggacattcctacagggaaagatgtgatctataataatgctacatacataaaagaagaagaagaagagacagatgtgagcggtaatgagcagtataaggtggacattcctacagggaaagatctgatcaataataatgctacagacataaaggaagaagagacagatgtgagcattgatgagcagtataaggaggacatttctacagaaaaagatctgatctataataatgctccagacataatagtaaaagcagaagagacagatgtgagcggtgatgagcagtttaAGGACATTTCTACAGGTAACCACCCAG attcttgtagcaggagatcagaggagaatcttatatcttcagattataaagcagatgatgatatcacacaagatacatatgaagaacattccattatcccagatacaccctcagcccttcacagccaagatctgtcatctcatccttatatacaggtcctgtcttctcagtcatcacaggatgttcagcaaaataagagtcacagaaggggtgttggacatcagaAAGATTGTGCAAAGGAaaggccatattcatgttcagaatgtggaaagtgttttaccaagaaatcaaatcttgtgaGACATAAGAGAAGCTACAAaggagagaagccgttttcatgtccacaatgtgagaaatgttttactggGAAACAAGGTCTTGTTcgccatcaaagaactcacacaggagagaagccatttccatgttcagaatgtgggaaatgttttactcagaaatcataccttgttgtacatcaaagaactcacacaggagagaagccattttcatgttcagaatgtgggaaatgttttacttataaattagaccttgttgtacatcaaagaaatcacacaggagagaagccattttcatgttcagaatgtggaaaatgttttgcttTTAAATCATGTCTTGTTGTAcatgaaagaactcacacaggagagaagccattttcatgttcagaatgtgggaaatgttttaattataaatcaggtcttgttgtacatcaaagaactcacacaggagagaagccattttcatgttcagagtgtgggaaatgttttgctcagaaatcagatcttgttaaacatcaaagaactcacacaggggagaagccatttccatgttcagaatgtgtgaaatgttttactcagaaatcagaccttgttttacatcaaagaactcacacaggagagaagccattttcatgttcagaatgtgggaaatgttttgctcagaaatcagatcttattaaacatcaaagaattcacacaggggagaagccatttccatgttcagaatgtgtgaaatgttttactcagaaatcagaccttgttttacatcaaagaactcacacaggagaaaagccattttcatgttcagaatgtgggaaatgttttgctcagaaatcagaCCTTGTTGTACATAGAAAAACTCactcaggagagaagccattttcttgcgcagaatgtgggaaatgttttgctcagaaatcaaTTCTTGTTAAccatcaaataactcacacaggggataagccatttttatgttcagaatgtggcaaatgttttactcgcaaatcagaccttgttgtacatcgaaaaactcacacaggagagaagccattttcatgttctaaCACAGGGGAGAACATGAAGCAGAgcaaaaaattatgcaaataa
- the LOC130298284 gene encoding gastrula zinc finger protein XlCGF53.1-like: MERDRNKMADRIINLTLQILFRLTGEDYTVVKKSSSGRCRAPVCEGWGRTLSPIPGPLPHSLIHEEMDEQKILELINKMMELLTGEVPIRCQDVAVYFSMEEWEYVEGHKDQYKDQVMMEDQQPLTSPVRSSKRTAPERCPCPLLPQDDQGEDPNNINAPETDVSGDEQYKEDIRTEKDLIYFNATDINEEEETDVSSDEKYKKDILTGKDLIYINVTDIKEEETDVSSDEQYKEDISTGKDLIYINATDIKEEEVTDVSGDEQYKEDIPSGNRPERLCPPADVTWCWLLYDLIMWPVPGRHY; the protein is encoded by the exons atggagagagacaggaacaagatggccgacaggatcataaacctcaccctacagatactcttccggcttactggagag gattacacagtagtgaagaagtcctctagtgggcgctgtcgggcccctgtgtgtgaaggatggggaagaaccctgagcccaatcccggggcccttacctcactccctgatacatgaggaaatggatgaacagaagatcctagaactcatcaacaagatgatggagctgctgactggagag gttcctataaggtgtcaggacgtggcggtctatttctccatggaggagtgggagtatgtagaaggacacaaggatcagtacaaggatcaggtcatgatggaggatcagcagcccctcacatcaccag tcagatccagtaagagaacagcaccagagaggtgtccctgtcctcttcttccacaggatgatcag ggagaagatccaaacaatattaatgctccagagacagatgtgagcggtgatgagcagtataaggaggacattcgtacagagaaagatctgatctattttaatgctacagacataaatgaagaagaagagacagatgtgagcagtgatgagaagTATAAGAAGGACATtcttacagggaaagatctgatctatattaacgtaacagacataaaggaagaagaaacagatgtgagcagtgatgagcagtataaggaggacatttctacagggaaagatctgatctatattaatgctacagacataaaagaagaagaagtgacagatgtgagcggtgatgagcagtataaggaggacattccttcaggtaaccgcccag aGCGGCTGTGTCCTCCGGCAGATGTCACCTGGTGTTGGCTGCTTTATGATCTGATCATGTGGCctgtacctggcagacattaCTAG